One segment of bacterium DNA contains the following:
- the fabD gene encoding ACP S-malonyltransferase, with the protein MRAFVFPGQGSQQKGMGKELYETVPEFKEIFSKAREISGKDWANICFETDNDKLSKTENTQPCLFILSAGILACPGVSGSFEGVAGHSLGEYSALYAANVLSFEDALNCVIERGRSMSHAKKGGMLASLGIDEKAAQRVVDEISDKGIIIVANYNAPGQIVLSGEESMLDKTKQKLIDSGAKRVVRLPVSGAFHSPLMSETRNTMEDLFKKIKFDEPKVSYYSNVSGEEESDPDRIRRLLVEQISSPVQWIKLVNSMSRRGFDQFVEAGPGKVLRGLIKRILRGVNLSGISNVQSLKDYLV; encoded by the coding sequence ATGAGAGCTTTCGTTTTTCCCGGACAGGGAAGCCAACAAAAGGGTATGGGAAAGGAACTTTACGAAACGGTTCCGGAGTTTAAAGAAATATTTTCAAAAGCTAGGGAGATATCCGGCAAGGATTGGGCCAATATTTGCTTTGAAACCGATAACGATAAACTCTCCAAAACAGAAAACACACAACCTTGCCTTTTTATTTTAAGTGCAGGGATACTCGCGTGTCCCGGGGTGAGTGGATCTTTCGAGGGCGTAGCGGGGCATTCACTTGGAGAATACTCTGCGCTTTATGCCGCCAATGTCCTCTCTTTCGAGGATGCGCTTAATTGTGTTATCGAGCGAGGGCGCTCGATGTCTCACGCAAAAAAAGGTGGAATGTTAGCTTCGTTGGGCATTGACGAAAAGGCCGCACAGCGTGTTGTCGATGAAATAAGTGATAAAGGCATAATAATAGTGGCAAACTATAACGCCCCGGGGCAGATTGTTCTTTCGGGCGAGGAGTCGATGCTCGATAAAACAAAGCAAAAACTTATCGATAGTGGTGCAAAAAGAGTTGTTCGTTTGCCTGTGTCTGGGGCGTTTCATTCGCCTCTGATGAGCGAAACGCGAAATACAATGGAAGATTTATTTAAAAAAATAAAGTTTGACGAACCGAAAGTCAGCTATTATAGTAATGTGTCCGGCGAAGAGGAAAGCGATCCCGATCGGATAAGGCGGCTTTTAGTCGAACAGATATCAAGCCCGGTCCAATGGATTAAATTGGTGAATTCGATGTCGAGAAGAGGATTCGACCAATTTGTAGAAGCGGGTCCAGGCAAGGTGCTTCGTGGGCTAATCAAAAGGATACTCAGGGGAGTGAATTTAAGCGGAATATCTAATGTCCAATCATTGAAAGATTATTTAGTATGA
- a CDS encoding ketoacyl-ACP synthase III yields MKTKILGTGSNLPDRVLTNADLEKIVDTTDEWIVSRSGIRERRIASSDDSASTLTMPAIERALERAHLSPQDIDAIIIGTITPDMFFPSTACILQKKLGCRRIPCFDLSAGCTGFVYSLVIADSLIRTKGFKNILVVGVEVLSKITNWDDRGTCVLFGDGAGAAILGRTEDDDPSGLMGSFLSADGTFAKLLEMPAGGSRLPASEKTVKENLHTIKMLGNETFKAAVRAMEEASLEGLKSAGLEISELDWLIPHQANIRIIEFTAKRLKMPMDKVVITLDKYGNTSASSVPIALDEAFSSGRIKPGQTVLLVAFGAGFTWGSVVFRA; encoded by the coding sequence ATGAAAACGAAGATATTGGGGACCGGATCGAATCTACCGGATCGAGTATTGACTAATGCCGATCTGGAGAAAATAGTAGATACAACAGACGAGTGGATTGTTAGTCGATCAGGAATTAGAGAAAGACGCATAGCTTCTTCCGATGATTCTGCCTCGACTCTTACTATGCCAGCCATAGAAAGAGCGCTCGAACGCGCGCATCTATCTCCGCAAGACATAGATGCAATTATTATTGGGACTATAACTCCCGATATGTTTTTTCCCAGCACGGCATGCATACTCCAGAAAAAACTGGGTTGCAGGCGCATACCTTGTTTCGATCTCTCAGCTGGATGCACAGGTTTCGTATATTCTCTAGTAATTGCAGACTCACTCATCAGAACAAAAGGATTCAAAAATATCCTCGTTGTTGGTGTTGAAGTTCTCAGTAAGATAACAAATTGGGATGATAGGGGAACCTGTGTGCTTTTTGGAGATGGTGCTGGCGCGGCTATTTTAGGCCGAACTGAGGATGATGATCCTTCCGGTCTTATGGGAAGTTTCTTATCTGCCGATGGCACTTTTGCTAAACTTTTGGAGATGCCTGCTGGAGGAAGCAGGCTCCCTGCTAGCGAGAAGACCGTTAAGGAGAATCTCCATACAATAAAAATGCTTGGTAATGAGACATTTAAAGCGGCAGTCCGAGCTATGGAAGAAGCTAGTTTAGAGGGGCTTAAATCTGCGGGATTGGAAATCTCCGAATTGGACTGGCTGATTCCGCATCAGGCTAATATTAGGATTATCGAATTCACGGCTAAGCGCCTTAAAATGCCCATGGATAAGGTTGTTATTACTCTTGATAAATATGGTAATACTAGCGCGTCAAGTGTTCCAATTGCACTCGATGAGGCTTTTTCATCTGGGAGAATTAAGCCGGGTCAAACTGTTCTACTGGTTGCTTTCGGTGCTGGATTCACCTGGGGCAGTGTTGTTTTTAGAGCCTAG
- the plsX gene encoding phosphate acyltransferase PlsX encodes MGRWSYYTKKFAYRWAREVASREKPIVIALDAMGGDHGTEVTLEGALNAVAEQENLKILLIGKKDELTEKLGNKFLPEEIEILNSDDAFGMDESPTAALRRPNCSIMMGVDLVATGEADGFVSMGNTGAVMASALVKIGRIPGVERPALMTLFPTIEGRPTLVVDIGANVDCKPINLLRFGQMASLYAKEVLDRSNPKVALLSVGEEDSKGNTLTKATNKLLRESNLDFIGNVEGGAILTGEADVIVTDGFAGNVLLKFGEGSMGFFKSIAKKGRRNNLFTLARGLLIKGHFRKIMKEFDYAEYGGAPLLGIKGNIVIGHGKSSIAAVTNAISLASVMAFADIAGVIEDYIKGKVRKDENEDIGDRIESTGSSID; translated from the coding sequence ATGGGGCGCTGGTCCTATTATACAAAGAAATTTGCCTATCGATGGGCGAGAGAGGTTGCCTCACGCGAGAAACCTATTGTTATCGCTCTAGATGCTATGGGCGGCGACCATGGGACAGAAGTCACATTGGAAGGCGCCCTTAATGCTGTTGCCGAGCAAGAGAACCTAAAAATCTTACTTATTGGTAAGAAAGATGAACTTACTGAGAAGCTCGGCAATAAATTTCTCCCAGAAGAAATCGAGATTCTAAACTCCGATGATGCTTTTGGTATGGACGAAAGCCCAACGGCTGCGTTAAGAAGACCAAATTGCAGTATAATGATGGGCGTTGATCTCGTCGCCACAGGAGAAGCCGACGGTTTCGTTAGTATGGGCAACACAGGAGCTGTAATGGCTTCCGCACTGGTAAAAATTGGCAGGATTCCCGGTGTTGAGCGACCAGCACTTATGACTCTTTTTCCCACAATCGAAGGAAGACCCACGCTCGTTGTAGATATCGGTGCCAATGTTGACTGCAAACCTATAAATTTGCTTCGCTTCGGACAGATGGCCTCACTTTACGCCAAAGAAGTTCTCGATAGATCAAATCCTAAGGTGGCATTGTTATCTGTGGGCGAAGAGGATTCCAAAGGTAATACTCTTACAAAAGCAACAAATAAGCTCTTGAGGGAAAGCAATTTGGATTTTATCGGCAATGTCGAGGGAGGAGCTATACTTACCGGCGAAGCTGATGTTATTGTTACCGATGGATTCGCTGGTAATGTCCTTCTTAAATTCGGTGAGGGTAGCATGGGGTTTTTCAAATCCATAGCTAAAAAAGGACGGAGAAACAACCTCTTTACACTCGCCCGTGGCTTGCTTATTAAAGGCCATTTCCGCAAAATTATGAAGGAATTCGATTATGCAGAATATGGAGGAGCACCTCTACTCGGTATTAAGGGCAATATTGTTATAGGGCATGGAAAATCCTCGATCGCAGCTGTAACCAACGCAATATCGCTGGCATCTGTGATGGCTTTCGCTGATATTGCCGGAGTAATCGAGGATTACATTAAAGGAAAGGTGAGGAAAGATGAAAACGAAGATATTGGGGACCGGATCGAATCTACCGGATCGAGTATTGACTAA
- the rpmF gene encoding 50S ribosomal protein L32: protein MALPKHRTGKTRKAKRRTHQKAKMPNVIECPQCKAPTLSHRACPSCGYYSGRIAVSVKST from the coding sequence ATGGCACTGCCAAAGCATCGAACAGGAAAGACCCGTAAAGCCAAAAGGCGCACTCATCAGAAAGCCAAGATGCCGAATGTTATCGAGTGTCCGCAATGTAAGGCGCCAACCCTTTCTCATAGGGCTTGCCCGAGTTGCGGTTATTATTCAGGGCGAATAGCCGTTTCTGTTAAATCAACCTAG